One window from the genome of Labeo rohita strain BAU-BD-2019 chromosome 10, IGBB_LRoh.1.0, whole genome shotgun sequence encodes:
- the morn3 gene encoding MORN repeat-containing protein 3 — protein MPFLKKPQTKEPLVKLWDKKAQKCGPHHTVYSVNGDQYTGGWMDNKKHGKGTQVWKKTGMIYDGDWRCGKREGYGTLSRTDPETEEYVRVYVGSWRNDKKEGAGTCFYSLSAFYEGQWKEDQRSGWGRMQFENGELYEGEWLKDKQHGQGLLLLANGNRFVGSWSDGQKNGHGKFFYLDRGQLYEGFWVDGIAKCGTVSDFGREAAVRPTVYPIPKVCLQDSQAVLMEAQAYFTEDKQESTETTIPSHTVARQYVP, from the exons ATGCCCTTCTTGAAGAAACCCCAGACTAAAGAACCGCTTGTAAAACTTTGGGACAAAAAGGCCCAGAAATGTGGGCCGCATCACACTGTGTATTCTGTCAATGGAGATCAATACACAGGCGGGTGGATGGATAATAAGAAACATG GAAAAGGAACACAGGTTTGGAAGAAAACAGGAATGATCTATGATGGTGACTGGAGGTGCGGAAAGAGAGAAGGCTATGGGACCCTGAGCAGGACGGACCCTGAAACCGAAGAGTATGTGAGGGTTTATGTCGGTTCATGGCGAAATGACAAGAAGGAA GGCGCTGGAACGTGTTTCTACAGTCTGTCTGCTTTCTATGAGGGACAGTGGAAGGAGGATCAGAGGAGTGGATGGGGACGGATGCAGTTTGAGAACGGGGAGCTGTATGAGGGAGAGTGGCTGAAGGACAAACAGCACGGACAGGGTTTGCTTCTGCTAG CTAATGGAAACCGCTTTGTGGGCAGCTGGAGTGACGGACAGAAAAACGGACACGGCAAGTTCTTCTACCTAGACAGAGGTCAGCTGTATGAAGGCTTTTGGGTCGACGGCATTGCAAAGTGTGGAACCGTGTCTGATTTTGGGAGAGAAGCAGCAGTTAGACCGACAGTGTATCCAATTCCCAAG GTTTGCCTACAGGATTCACAGGCTGTGCTGATGGAGGCGCAAGCATATTTCACTGAGGACAAGCAGGAATCAACAGAGACCACGATTCCAAGTCATACCGTTGCTAGGCAATATGTACCTTGA
- the orai1b gene encoding calcium release-activated calcium channel protein 1, with product MNMSRNEHSLQALSWRKLYLSRAKLKASSRTSALLSGFAMVAMVEVQLDTNHDYPPGLLIAFSACTTVLVAVHLFALMVSTCILPNIEAVSNVHNLNSVKESPHERMHRHIELAWAFSTVIGTLLFLAEVVLLCWVKFLPIKPKDQKNGTISAGVAAAITSTSIMVPFGLVFIVFAVHFYRSLVSHKTDRQFQELEELEDLQNELDHRGEASTLQSPSSLYP from the exons ATGAACATGAGTCGGAACGAGCATTCGCTGCAGGCTCTGTCCTGGAGAAAGCTTTATCTGAGCAGAGCCAAACTCAAAGCGTCCAGTCGCACGTCTGCTCTTTTATCCGGTTTCGCAATG GTGGCTATGGTGGAAGTACAGCTGGACACCAATCACGACTATCCCCCAGGACTGCTCATTGCTTTCAGCGCTTGCACCACCGTGTTGGTGGCCGTCCACCTGTTCGCCCTCATGGTGAGCACCTGCATCCTGCCCAACATCGAAGCGGTCAGTAACGTGCACAACCTCAACTCCGTGAAGGAGTCTCCACATGAGCGAATGCATCGCCACATCGAGCTAGCCTGGGCGTTTTCCACAGTCATAGGAACGTTGCTCTTCCTAGCCGAGGTGGTCCTGCTGTGCTGGGTCAAGTTTTTACCCATTAAGCCCAAGGACCAGAAAAACGGTACTATATCCGCCGGGGTGGCCGCTGCGATCACGTCTACCTCCATCATGGTGCCATTCGGCTTGGTTTTTATCGTCTTCGCTGTGCATTTCTACCGCTCGCTGGTCAGCCACAAGACCGACAGGCAGTTTCAAGAGTTGGAAGAGTTGGAGGACTTACAGAATGAACTGGACCATCGAGGGGAGGCGTCTACCTTACAGTCTCCCAGTTCCCTTTACCCCTAG